In Flavobacterium luteolum, the DNA window TTTCTATAAATGTGGCGCTTTCTTGGGAAAAAGCATTCTTTAAAACCGAAACTCCAAAGACTTTAAAAACAGCTTTGCGAACTTCAATTGTTTTAGGCAAAAATGGCGGTGCTTTTGTTCCGTTAAAGACTTTGACAAAAATGGGTTTTGGAGGAAAACAAGGAAGCGGTAATCAGTTTGTAAGCTGGATTCACGAAGAAGATTTTGTGAATGCTGTTGATTTTATAATTGAAAAAGAAATATCTGGCGTTATCAATATTGTTTCTCCTACTCCAATTCGCAATGTTGATTTTATGGAAAAACTTCGAAAAGCTGTTGGTTTTCCTTTTGGAATTCCGTTGAGCAAATTCTTTCTTGAAATTGGATCTTTCTTTATTCGAACAGAAACTGAATTGGTTTTAAAAAGCAGGAATGTGATTCCAAAAAGACTTTTGGAAAATGGGTTTGTGTTTAAGTTTGGGGATATTGACGAGGCTTTGCGAGATTTAATTTAGAACCCAAATTCACGCAGTTTTATTATTTCGACGAAGGAGACCCTAGCGATAGCGAATAGGCGAAGCAAATCTTCGCAAGAAGCTTGAAAAAGATTAGCTTATTGGAGCGGAGTTAATTGTGGAGATTTACTTCGTCTGTTCGCTATCGCTAGGGTCTCCTTCGTCGAAATGACAAGATTGTGGAAAACTAAACTTAAACTTAATGACAACAATAAAGCTCACGACCGAAATAAAAGCCTCAAAACAAATCGCTTTTGATGTCTCAAGGAATATCGATATTCACCAACAATCTGCTAGTCCTTCAAAAGAAAAAGCGATTGCTGGAATAACATCTGGTTTAATAAATTTTGGAGAAACAGTAACCTGGCGCGGCAAACATTTTGGATTTTACATCACTCACAAAAGCCGAATTACTGCAATGAATTTTTATGATTGTTTTGTAGATGAAATGGAAAAAGGCAAATTCAAAACCTTCAAACATGAACATTTTTTTGAAGAAGAAAATGGCGTTACAATCATGAAAGATAAATTGCAATATGAAACTCCGTTTGGGATATTTGGAAAATTGTTTGATGTTTTGTTTTTGAAAAAACATTTGACGAATTTTCTTTTGGAAAGAAATAAAATTTTAAAATTGGTTTCAGAGAAGTACGTTTAGATAATTTATTTAACTTTATAAGTATTATTCTCAAAACGAATTAATTACAAATCAAAAAATATACTTATGAAAGTGAAAACGATATTAACTTTACTTCTTTTTACCATTTCTTTTGTTGGATTTTCTCAAAGTAATTGCACCACTTTAAAAGGATGCGAAAGAAAATTATGTGAATTAAACACAAAACTAGCTGCCGCAAAAAAAGCTGGAAATCAAAATCAGATAAAAGGCATTGAAGAGGCTATTGCGCAAACCAAGAAAAACTGCACTACTAAAACAGTAAATAAAGATCTTGACAAAAAGGTTAAAGAGAAACAGCAAGAAGTAAATGAAAGAACAGCCGAGTTGAATAAGGCTATTAAAGACAATGAAAGCAAAGAAAAAATCGACAAAAAAAGGAAAAAACTAAATGAGGCAAAAGCAGATTTGAATAAAGCTTTGGCGGAACAGAAAACGAAATAATTTTTCTCACGCAGATTTTGCAGATTTGAGCAGATTTCAAAAAAACATTTTAATTGCTTACAGCTTTAGCTGGAGGATAAATTATGACAGATTGTTTCTTGGCTTTAGCCGAACTTTCGCATTTGGCTAAAGCCCTTATTGAAGAGTTCTCTTACCTCCAGCTAAAGCTGGAGGCAACCCAAAATTTAATAATTCATAAAATTTTCTTTTGAAAATGAATCTTCTCGTTTTACGGTTGCGTGAGGGATAGGAGCTGGCTACCGAAGTAGCGCGGATAGCCCGACCCCGATAATGCAGGCGGGCGAATAAGCGCAAAGTAATTTTGCCCGCTTGTATTATCGGGGGCACGCCCTAAATATTTTTATAGAAAAAGAATCATCAGCCACCAAAAAATCGGTACACTTTCTACCCAAAAAGAAGTATAATATTTGGAACGATTTGGATTGGCAAATGCAATAAACAACATCAGCATAATGACCATGATAAGATTTATAATCGCATCGTGATAATTGAATGTTGAAATAAAAACTTCTAAAAACCAAAATGGGATTAATAACAAAAATCCTAAAATCTTGGTTTTCTTTACCCCTATTGTCTGTGGAACGGTTTGAAGATGCGGATCATCATTTGCGAGATCCAGAATCTCAAAAACCAAAATCAACACAAAAACCAATATAAATCGCTGAATACATTTGATAAAGAAATCTGTTGTAAATGGAATTTCGGCATTTATGAGAGGTAAAACCAAAGTTGCACCAACCCAACAAAGCGCTACAATATAAATTTTTACGCCAGCCCAATTCCTGGCATTTTTTCGGTTTGGAAAAAATGGTAATGTATAAAGTGCAGTTATGGCAAAAATTCCAACGGAGACAATTTGCGTAATTCGCTTTAAATGGAAAAAATAATACCCAACCAAAATAAGCGAAATAAAACTCAAAACAGCTATAATTTTTAGCTGCGTTCCTATTTGATTTTTCTTTACGCGAACCAGCGCATCATATTTTACGAAATTATATCCTACAATTGTGCCAAAAAAAACAAAAAGTGCCATCGGCTCATCATATTGAATATGAAATACATGAAACGTAATTCGCACAAGAGCGTAACACGATAAAGCCACATGAATACTGCTATTTAGATAAAAATCTAAGATGCGTTTTGATACTATCATACCTCAAATCTAATATTTTATTAACAAACCAAGTCTTTGATTATAAATTTGATAAAAAATGAAGTTAAAAATACCTATTAAATTAGTAATAATACTTAATTTTGCGCCACAAAAAAACAACACATTTACTTTTAAATGTGATTCGTACCATAAAATGGTGTACGAACACATTAATTAAAAAAACTTAGATAGCTACATGAAAACAGATGCTTTTGCTTTAAGACACATTGGTCCAAGAGAAACTGATCTTCAGCATATGCTGAAAACTATTGGAGTTGACTCAATCGAGCGACTTGTTTATGAAACCCTTCCAGATGACATTCGTTTAAAAGCACCTTTGAATTTAGATCCTGCTATGACAGAATTCGAATATGCAAATCATATTCGCGAATTAGGAAAGAAAAACAGAACATTTAAATCATACATTGGTTTGGGTTATCACCCAACTATCGTTCCGGCTCCAATTCAGAGAAATATTTTCGAAAACCCAGGATGGTATACAGCTTACACGCCTTACCAAGCAGAAATTGCTCAAGGTCGTCTAGAAGCTATTTTAAATTTTCAGACTACTGTTATTGAGTTAACAGGAATGGAAATTGCCAATGCCTCTTTACTAGATGAAGGAACTGCTGCTGCAGAAGCTATGGCGTTATTATTTGACGTTCGTACGAGAGATCAAAAGAAAAACAATACACATAAATTCTTCGTTTCTGAAGAAATTTTACCTCAGACTTTATCTGTACTTCAAACACGTTCAACTCCAATTGGAATTGAATTAGTTGTTGGAAATCATGAAACATTTGATTTTTCAAATGAATTCTTTGGAGCTATTTTACAATACCCAGGAAAATACGGTCAAGTAAACGATTACAGCGCTTTTGTTGCTAAAGCAAAAGAAAATGAAATCAAAGTTGCCTTTGCTGCTGATATTTTATCATTAGCAACCTTAACTTCTCCAGGAGAAATGGGTGCTGCAGTAGTGGTTGGAACTTCACAACGTTTTGGTGTACCAATGGGTTATGGTGGTCCTCACGCTGCTTTTTTTGCAACTAAAGAAGAATACAAACGTTCTATGCCGGGCCGTATCATCGGAGTTTCTATTGATGTTAATGGAAACCGTGCTTTACGTATGGCTTTAGGAACTCGTGAGCAACACATTAAACGCGAAAAAGCAACTTCTAACATTTGTACTGCTCAGGTTTTATTAGCAGTTATGGCTGGAATGTACGCGGTTTACCACGGCCCAGAAGGATTAAAATACATTGCAAACAAAGTTCACGCCTCTGCAGTCACTACTGCTGAAGCTTTAAATAAATTAGGCGTATACCAAACAAATACTGCTTACTTTGATACTATCTTAGTAAAAGCGGATGCTCAAAAAGTAAAAGCAGTTGCGGAGAATAACAAAGTAAACTTCTTCTACCCTGATGCTGACTCCGTTTCGATTTCATTAAACGAAACAACTTCTGTTGCAGACATTAACCAAATCGTTGCGATTTTTGCTGAGGCTTTAGGAAAAGAAACTGTTACGGTTTCTGAATTAACTGAAACTACTCAATTGCCAGATTCATTAGAAAGAACATCTTCTTTCTTAACGCATGATGTTTTCAATAATCATCATTCAGAAAGTCAATTGATGCGTTACATCAAAAAATTAGAGCGTAAAGATTTATCATTAAATCATTCGATGATTTCATTAGGTTCTTGTACGATGAAATTAAACGCAGCTTCAGAAATGTTGCCTCTTTCAATGCCAAACTGGAACAGCATTCACCCGTTTGCACCAGTAGAGCAAGCTGAAGGTTACATTACAATGCTTAAAAAATTAGAGCAGCAATTAAATGTAATCACTGGTTTCGCTGGAACAACTTTACAGCCAAACTCAGGAGCTCAAGGAGAGTACGCTGGTTTAATGGCTATTCGTGCTTACCACATGTCAAGAAATGAAGGTCACCGTAATGTATGTTTGATTCCTTCATCGGCTCACGGAACAAATCCTGCTTCTGCAGCGATGGCTGGAATGAAAATCATTGTTACGAAAACGACTCCAGAAGGAAATATTGACGTAGAAGATTTAAGAGAAAAAGCGATTGAGCACAAAGATGATTTATCTTGTTTAATGGTAACGTATCCTTCTACTCACGGAGTTTTCGAATCTTCAATTATTGAAATCACTAAATTAATCCACGATAACGGCGGATTAGTATATATGGATGGTGCAAACATGAACGCACAAGTTGGATTAACAAATCCTGCTACAATTGGCGCTGACGTTTGTCACTTAAACTTACACAAAACATTCGCTATTCCTCACGGTGGCGGTGGACCTGGAGTTGGACCAATCTGTGTGAATGAAAAATTAGTTCCGTTCTTGCCAACAAATCCAATCTTAAAAGTAGGTGGTGAACAAGCAATTACAGCAATTTCATCTGCACCTTACGGATCTGCTTTAGTATGTTTAATCTCTTACGGTTACATCACAATGATGGGAGCTGAAGGATTAAAAAGTGCTACAGAACACGCAATCTTGAATGCGAACTATATGAAATCTCGTTTTGAAGGACACTACCCAATTCTTTACACTGGAGAATGCGGAAGAGCTGCTCACGAAATGATTTTAGATTGCCGTGCATTTAAAGAAAACGGAATTGAAGTGGGTGATATCGCAAAACGTTTAATGGATTACGGTTTCCACGCTCCAACGGTTTCTTTCCCAGTTGCTGGAACTTTAATGATCGAGCCAACTGAATCTGAAGATTTAGCTGAATTAGATCGTTTTTGTGATGCACTTATCTCAATCAGAAAAGAGATTGAAGCAGCAACTGCTGATGACAAAAACAATGTATTGAAAAATGCACCTCATACATTAGCAATGTTAACTGCTGATTCTTGGGATTTCCCTTATTCAAGAGAAAAAGCGGCTTATCCATTAGAATACATTGCAGATAATAAATTCTGGCCATCTGTTCGTCGTGTAGATGATGCTTATGGTGATAGAAATTTAGTTTGTAGCTGTGCTCCTATTGAAGCTTACATGGAAAGCTAAAATTTAGTTTTCTTATAAATATCCAAACCCGACAGGTTTAAAAACTTGTCGGGTTTATTTTTTTGTTTCAGGTTTCAGGTTTCAAGTTTCAGCATAACTTGAAACCTGAAACCTTTTTAAACCAAACAACAAAGAAGAAATCTGATTTAAAGAAACATAACTTTCTGCTAATCTTTTGTGAAATTATTTCAATAAAATCGAAATAATAGTCAAAAAACATTGGCCTCCAAATCGTCTTCAATCGTTTGAAATCTAGGAAATATTAAAAAATCATTAGAAAAAAAACAATATATCAACCGAAAAATCGTTTTTTGACAATTATATGCATGCATAGTATTTTTTATGATAGTTATCATAATATTATTTATACATTAGCATTAAATTTATCGGATAATTAAAGGGAAAAATGAAAATAAAAATTATTGGTATTGGGAGCTATATTCCTAATCTAGAAGTAAAAAACACAGATTTTGATAAACATGTTTTTTTAAATGAGGATGGAACTCCTTTTGGTTATCCGAACGAAGTTGTTATTAAAAAATTTAAAGGTATTACGGGAATTGAAAATCGTCGTTATGCTGAACCGCAATACAATGCTTCTGATTTAGCTTTTTTTGCTGCTGAAAAAGCCATTGCAAATGCTGCCATTGATGCGGAAACTTTAGACTATATTATCATCGCTCATAATTTTGGAGATGTAAAACCAGGAACCACTCAGTCAGATATTTTACCGAGTTTAGCAACACGTGTTAAAAACAAACTAGGCATCAAAAATCCTAAGTGTGTGGCTTACGATATTATTTTTGGATGTCCAGGATGGATCGAAGGTGTTTTACAAGCCAATGCTTTCATCAAATCTGGAATGGCAAAAAGAGTTATGGTCATTGGAGCTGAAACGCTATCAAGAGTTGTTGATGATCACGATCGTGATTCGATGATTTATTCTGATGGTGCTGGTGCTTCAATTTTAGAAGCCTCAACTGATGAAGCTGGATTATTAGCTTATGAAAGCGCGACTTATGCAACTGATGAAGCCAATTATCTTTTCTTCGGAAAATCATACAATAAAGATTTAGATCCAGATACGAAATACATTAAGATGTACGGTCGCAAAATCTACGAATTTGCTTTAAGCAATGTACCATGTGCGATGAAAAGCTGTTTAGATAAAAGCGGAATTGCAATAGATGAAGTGAAAAAAATCCTGATTCATCAAGCAAACGAAAAAATGGACGAAGCAATCATCGAACGTTTCTACAAACTATACGACAAAACGGCTCCTAAGGATATCATGCCAATGAGTATTCACGATTTAGGAAATAGTAGTGTTGCAACTGTTCCGACATTGTATGATTTAATACTTCAGGGAAAAGTTGAAAATCATGAAATCAACAAAGGTGATATTCTTATTTTTGCTTCAGTTGGAGCTGGTATGAACATTAATGCCTTTGTTTATAGATATTAAAATTAAGCCGAGCGAAATAATCTCGCAAAGTCGCGAAGTCGCGAAATTTTTTTTAAACCATATAAGTAATACAAGATATATTAAGTTTTCTCTTAATTGAACTTACATTACTTATATGGTTTATTTTTTTATCAAAACTTTGCGACTTCGCGTCTTTGCGAGAAATTCATTTTAAAACTTAGCATTGTAACTGAATACTAAAAACTGAACACTGATTACTTTTTTAGTATATTTGCGACCTAATTAACAAATCATGAACGAGAGATTAATTCGTTCACAATGAATATGTACGAAAAAACGTTTCCGAATAAAAGATTCAAACTTACTTTAGAGTTTTTAAAAAAGCACGTTAGCACATCTGAAACCATTTTTGATTTTGGTGTTCCAAATCCATTTTCAAAAATAATGGAAGAAAACGGTTATACTGTAAAAAATACAAAAGGAGAAGATTTAGACAACGACCAAACGGCTTTACAAACAGAAGATTATACCGTTTTTACAGCTTTTGAAATTTTCGAACATTTACTAAATCCGTACACTATTTTGCAAAATGTAAAGTGTGATAAATTGTTAATTTCAATTCCGTTACGTTTATGGTTTTCGCCTGCTTATCGTTCTAAAACAGATATGTGGGACAGACATTATCATGAATTTGAAGATTGGCAGTTGGACTGGCTTTTAGAAAAAACAGGATGGAAAATCACAGATCGTCTTCAATTTACACATCCAGTAAAAAAACTTGGAATCAGACCATTATTAAGATACTTCACTCCGAGATATTATATTGTTGTCGCGGAAAAAGTTAAGAACTAAGATTGCAGATTAACGATTTTTGATTTTTGATTTTTAGATGATTTCCACACAATCTAAAATCTAAAATCTAAAATCTAAAATTCTTAAAATGAAATATTACATCGTCATTCCCGCACACAACGAAGAAAATCTAATTGGCTTAACATTACAGTCTCTAGTTACTCAAACTGTTCTGCCTACAAAAGTTGTGGTTGTAAATGACAATTCTACAGATAAAACAGAAGAAGTTGTACTGGGTTTTGCAAAAGAAAACCCATACATTTCTGTTGTAAACAAAACTTCTGATGCCATTCATTTGCCGGGAAGTAAAGTAATTCAGGCTTTTCAGAAAGGTTTTGAAACTCTGGATTCTGATTATGATATTATTGTAAAAATAGACGGCGACTTAATTTTTCCTCCAAACTATTTTGAAACCATAATCAAACATTTTGAGTCTGATCCTAAAATCGGAATGGCTGGCGGATTCTGCTATATTGATAAAAATGGCGAATGGGTTTTAGAAAACCTAACCGATAAAGATCATATTCGTGGTGCTTTGAAAGCGTATCGAAAAGAAACTTTCCAGCAAATCGGTGGTTTACGACCAGCAATGGGATGGGATACTGTAGACGAATTGCTTTGCAAGTATTACGATTGGAAAATAGTTACCGACGAATCTTTACATGTAAAACACCTAAAACCGACAGGTGCAAACTACAACAAAACAGCTCGTTACAAACAAGGCGAAGCTTTTTATACTTTAGGTTATGGTTTTTGGATCACAGCGATTGCTTCGGCAAAACTGGCAATGATGAAGAAAAAACCATTTCTATTTTTAGATTACATTAAAGGATTTATGAAAGCAAAAAGCGCAAAAACTCCTTTATTAGTAACTCCCGAACAAGCTAAGTTTATTAAAAATTATCGTTTAAAAAAAATGAAAGAAAAGTTAATTTGATCAGTAAAACACTCGAAAAAACTGAACTCATAACTCATAACTCATAACTTCTTTTTACCTTAGCCAATATTTAAAACTTATGATGCTAATTCGTTATTTATCCCAAATAGGAAAATATTTTTTAATGCTGAAAGAAATTTTCAATAAACAGACTAAATGGCCTGTTATGAAAAATTTAATTTTCAAAGAAATCGATGATTTGATTATTGACTCCCTTGGAATTGTTTGCTTTATATCTTTTTTCATTGGAGGAGTTGTTGCCATTCAAACAGCTTTAAACTTAACTAACCCATTAATTCCTAAATATCTTATTGGTTTTGCTACACGTCAATCTGTAGTTTTGGAATTTGCTCCGACTTTTATTTCGGTAATTATGGCCGGTAAAATGGGATCTTACATCACTTCAAGTATCGGAACAATGCGCGTTACAGAACAAATTGATGCTTTAGAAGTTATGGGGGTTAACTCTGTAAATTATCTTGTATTCCCTAAAATTATTGCTTTATTAATGTACCCTTTTGTTATTGGAATTAGTATGTTTTTAGGAATTTTTGGTGGATGGCTTGCTTGTGCTTACGGAGGATTTTCAACTGGTGCAGATTTTATTATGGGAGCTCAAAAAGATTTCATACCGTTTCATATTACTTATGCATTTATCAAGACTTTAATATTTGCGATGTTATTGGCAACAATTCCATCTTTTCATGGTTATTATATGAAAGGTGGTGCATTAGAAGTTGGTAAGGCAAGTACAACGTCATTTGTATGGACATCTGTTACTATTATCCTTCTAAATTATATATTAACTCAATTATTATTAGGATAATGATAGAAGTAAAAAATATAGAGAAATCATTTGGCGACAGTAAAGTTTTAAAAGGCGTTTCGACGGTATTTGAAACTGGAAAAACAAACTTGATTATTGGACAAAGTGGATCTGGAAAAACAGTTTTATTAAAAACTTTATTGGGAATTCATACACCAGATTCGGGAACAATTGAATTTGACGGTAGAGTTTATTCTGATTTAGATAAAGATGAAAAACGTGAATTAAGAACTGAAATCGGAATGGTATTTCAGGGTTCTGCTTTATTTGACTCAATGACAGTTGAAGAAAATGTAGCTTTCCCGTTAAAAATGTTCACCAATAATAGCAAAGCGCAAATTAAAGAAAGAGTTGACTTTGTTTTAGAAAGAGTAAATCTTGTTGACGCTCACAAAAAATTACCTTCTGAGATTTCTGGAGGTATGCAAAAACGTGTGGCTATTGCGAGAGCTATTGTAAACAATCCGAAATATTTGTTTTGTGATGAACCAAACTCTGGATTAGATCCAAATACTTCGACTTTGATTGACAACCTGATTCAGGAAATTACAAAAGAATATAATATTACAACCGTAATCAACACGCACGATATGAACTCCGTGATGGAAATCGGTGAAAATATTGTTTTTCTAAAGAAAGGCTTAAAAGCTTGGCAGGGAACTAAAGAAGAAATCTTTAAAACCGATAATGAAGCAATAGTTAAATTCGTATATTCTTCAAACTTATTTAAGAAAGTACGAGAAGCTTATTTAAAAGGACTATAGACTTTAAATCCCAAAATATTAAAAATCCCAAACTCCAAGTTGCTTATTGGAATTTGGGATTTTTTTATTGACTTCTCCAGTAATTGGAATTTGAAATTTAGGTATTGGAATTTTTCAAAGTAATTAATTCAACCTCAGCATTCGGATTAAAAAGATACGTCTTTCCAGAACTGATTTCTAAACACTCAAATCGCTTTGTTCTAACGGCTATTTTTTTAAAGACTTTACCATTCTTAATTCTAAAAATACTTCCGTAAGGAATTTCGAAAACGTAATTTTTATCATTTTCTTTGTCGTATTGCTTTAAAGCCAAAGACAAAGTGGTATCTGTATCACTACTTGCAGATGGGTTTTTAAAATGTCTTGCTAGCAAAGGTAAAATCTGTCCCGGAAATATTTCTGGCCGAATAAACGGAACCATTAAACGCTGAAAAGTATACTTCCATTCATTGCCATGTGGCTTTATATTACGTCCAAACTTTTCAAAAGCAACTAAATGTGCAATTTCGTGAATCAGCGTAATTAAAAATCTGTATTTATTTAAACTTGCATTGACCGTAATTTCATGCTTACCGCTTGGTCCGCGTCTATAATCTCCATGACGCGTCTGACGTTCGTTTACAATCTTCAAATGAACCTGATTGGCCACTATCAAATCGAAAACGGGTTTTACTGCATGTTCTGGGATATATTTCGCTAAAGTATCGCTCAATTTAATTATGAATTATGAGTTTTGAGTTATGAGTTTTTTCTTTGTCGTTAAAATTATACTTTTTATGATTTTTAGCACTTCTTCACATTGCTTGTGCATTGATTCAAATTCCGCATTAGAAATATAATTCGTAGCAATCAATATTTCCAACCAATACATTGATTCATCACATTCTTTTTGAGAAATCGATAATTTATGAATAAAATCAGGTTTGCTTTGAGCATTCACTGCTTCCCGAACATTGGCACCGACTGAAGTAACCGAACGCAAAAACTGCTTACTCATTACAAATTCTTTCCTTTCTGCAACTAGCCATTTATAAAAATTAACTCCTCTTACAGCTAACTCAAAACTTTTAGTTTTTACAATACTCTCACTCATAATTCAAAACTCATAATTCATAACTATTTACGGATTCGTTGAAGAAACTTCTAATACCTTTCCATTAAAATATTTATTACCGTTAAGTGTAAAATCATAAATATAAGTTGCCATTCCTTCTGCTGAAATCGGTGCTTGATATCCTGGAAATGCTTCGTTTAGCATTTCTGTTTGAACAGAACCTAAAGCCAAAACATTAAATGAGATTCCTTGCTCTTTGTATTCTTCCGCTAATAGTTCGCTTAAAGTAATAACCGCTCCTTTACTAGAACTGTAAGCTGCCAATCCAGCAAATTTCAAACTTCCGCGAACTCCGCCAATAGAACTGATTGTTACAACATGACTTCCTTTTCCTAAATACGGAAGACAAATTCTAGTCAAATTAGCGACAGCAAAAACATTCACTTTATAAATGCTTTCAAAATCTGCCTGTGTAGTTTCTGCAAAAGGTTTTAAAAGTAATGCACCTGCATTATGAACTACTGCATCTACTTTTTTCCATGTTGAAGAAAGAAAACTTTCTACTTCATGCAAAGTGGTTTCGTCTGCCAAATCAACCGACAGACAAGTTACATTTTGATGTTCTAAAAGTGTTTTTGGTATTTTTCTCGAAATCGCCAATACTTGATTTCCTGCATTTGCAAACTGCAATGCCAATTCATAACCAATTCCTCTACTCGTTCCGGTAACAATAATATTTTTCATGGAGCAAAAATAATCAAATGATGTAAAACAGCTTCTTATTTGTTCATGGTTATTTCTTGCGTTGGAGAAACGGCAATTTTTGTTACCGCTGGCAATAATTCCTGCGTGAAAGCCGTAATATGAGGAATGTCCATTAATTTGAATTCATCTGAAACATGATGATAAAAATCAAAATTTTCAAAATCAAAAGTACTTAGAGATTGACATGGTTTTCCGAAAGCCTGAAAAAACGAATAATTATCAGATCTATAAAACAGCTTATATTCTGCTTCTTTAGGTAAAAATCCGATGGTATTTTTTCCTGTGTATTCATTTATTTTCTGTGCCATGTTCGATTTATCAAAACCAGTAATGTAAGCTAGATAATCTCGTTTCATTGGCACACCAATCATTTCGATATTTAATTGCGTGTAAAGATTGAAATTTTGCTTTTTCAATTTCTCTACTAAACTTTTAGATCCTAATAATCCTTTTTCTTCTCCCGCAAAAAATACAATTAATATACTTCGTTTGTTAGCTTTAGTGGTGCTAAAATATTTTGCCATTGCAGCTACAGAAGTTACTCCCGAAGCATCATCATTGGCACCATTATTAATTTTATCAGCCTGATCTTTTGTCTCTAAACCAATATGATCGTAATGCGCGCTCAATACAACAAATTCTTTTTTTAGTTCGGGATCTGTTCCTTCAATAACCCCAACAATATTAAACGCTGGCTTTTCGAAATTTGTCAAAGTATCACGATAAGTTTTAAAATACGGTTTAATTTTATTTTTCTTTAAAAAGTCTTCCAAGAAAACGGCCGCTTTTTCAATTCCTTTCGTTCCAGTCTCACGTCCTTCTAATTCATCAGAAGAAAGATATTTTAGAAAATCTGAAATTTCAGATTCCTTTACTTTATAACTGATTTCTATGGGTTTTGAAACTCCTTTTATTTCATTCTCTTTTGTTGTTGAAGTTCCCGATTTGCATGCTAGAAAAACAAGAGGAAGCAGAAAGTATAGCTTTTTCATAATGTTTGGTTTGATTTATTATTGAGTAAGAAACAAAAATTTACTTTAAGGCATAAACTTATGAAAAGTAATAGAATATTCATAAAAAAACCCT includes these proteins:
- a CDS encoding TIGR01777 family oxidoreductase, coding for MNKLIIASGTGFLGQVLVNHFKNKFEEIVILTRGKSKTIDGIKYVNWNARTFTGWEKELENATVLINLAGKSVDCRYTKENKKEILWSRIDSTKVLNKAVLNCKNPPKHWLNSSTATIYRFSLDKQMDEIDGEIGNDFSINVALSWEKAFFKTETPKTLKTALRTSIVLGKNGGAFVPLKTLTKMGFGGKQGSGNQFVSWIHEEDFVNAVDFIIEKEISGVINIVSPTPIRNVDFMEKLRKAVGFPFGIPLSKFFLEIGSFFIRTETELVLKSRNVIPKRLLENGFVFKFGDIDEALRDLI
- a CDS encoding SRPBCC family protein, encoding MTTIKLTTEIKASKQIAFDVSRNIDIHQQSASPSKEKAIAGITSGLINFGETVTWRGKHFGFYITHKSRITAMNFYDCFVDEMEKGKFKTFKHEHFFEEENGVTIMKDKLQYETPFGIFGKLFDVLFLKKHLTNFLLERNKILKLVSEKYV
- a CDS encoding DUF1090 family protein — encoded protein: MKVKTILTLLLFTISFVGFSQSNCTTLKGCERKLCELNTKLAAAKKAGNQNQIKGIEEAIAQTKKNCTTKTVNKDLDKKVKEKQQEVNERTAELNKAIKDNESKEKIDKKRKKLNEAKADLNKALAEQKTK
- the gcvP gene encoding aminomethyl-transferring glycine dehydrogenase is translated as MKTDAFALRHIGPRETDLQHMLKTIGVDSIERLVYETLPDDIRLKAPLNLDPAMTEFEYANHIRELGKKNRTFKSYIGLGYHPTIVPAPIQRNIFENPGWYTAYTPYQAEIAQGRLEAILNFQTTVIELTGMEIANASLLDEGTAAAEAMALLFDVRTRDQKKNNTHKFFVSEEILPQTLSVLQTRSTPIGIELVVGNHETFDFSNEFFGAILQYPGKYGQVNDYSAFVAKAKENEIKVAFAADILSLATLTSPGEMGAAVVVGTSQRFGVPMGYGGPHAAFFATKEEYKRSMPGRIIGVSIDVNGNRALRMALGTREQHIKREKATSNICTAQVLLAVMAGMYAVYHGPEGLKYIANKVHASAVTTAEALNKLGVYQTNTAYFDTILVKADAQKVKAVAENNKVNFFYPDADSVSISLNETTSVADINQIVAIFAEALGKETVTVSELTETTQLPDSLERTSSFLTHDVFNNHHSESQLMRYIKKLERKDLSLNHSMISLGSCTMKLNAASEMLPLSMPNWNSIHPFAPVEQAEGYITMLKKLEQQLNVITGFAGTTLQPNSGAQGEYAGLMAIRAYHMSRNEGHRNVCLIPSSAHGTNPASAAMAGMKIIVTKTTPEGNIDVEDLREKAIEHKDDLSCLMVTYPSTHGVFESSIIEITKLIHDNGGLVYMDGANMNAQVGLTNPATIGADVCHLNLHKTFAIPHGGGGPGVGPICVNEKLVPFLPTNPILKVGGEQAITAISSAPYGSALVCLISYGYITMMGAEGLKSATEHAILNANYMKSRFEGHYPILYTGECGRAAHEMILDCRAFKENGIEVGDIAKRLMDYGFHAPTVSFPVAGTLMIEPTESEDLAELDRFCDALISIRKEIEAATADDKNNVLKNAPHTLAMLTADSWDFPYSREKAAYPLEYIADNKFWPSVRRVDDAYGDRNLVCSCAPIEAYMES
- a CDS encoding 3-oxoacyl-ACP synthase III family protein, which produces MKIKIIGIGSYIPNLEVKNTDFDKHVFLNEDGTPFGYPNEVVIKKFKGITGIENRRYAEPQYNASDLAFFAAEKAIANAAIDAETLDYIIIAHNFGDVKPGTTQSDILPSLATRVKNKLGIKNPKCVAYDIIFGCPGWIEGVLQANAFIKSGMAKRVMVIGAETLSRVVDDHDRDSMIYSDGAGASILEASTDEAGLLAYESATYATDEANYLFFGKSYNKDLDPDTKYIKMYGRKIYEFALSNVPCAMKSCLDKSGIAIDEVKKILIHQANEKMDEAIIERFYKLYDKTAPKDIMPMSIHDLGNSSVATVPTLYDLILQGKVENHEINKGDILIFASVGAGMNINAFVYRY
- a CDS encoding methyltransferase, with product MYEKTFPNKRFKLTLEFLKKHVSTSETIFDFGVPNPFSKIMEENGYTVKNTKGEDLDNDQTALQTEDYTVFTAFEIFEHLLNPYTILQNVKCDKLLISIPLRLWFSPAYRSKTDMWDRHYHEFEDWQLDWLLEKTGWKITDRLQFTHPVKKLGIRPLLRYFTPRYYIVVAEKVKN